GAAAAGAAGTTTCTATCAtagggtttttatttaaaagagagATGAATTACTATTTATGTGTGTGAGATAGAGTTGAGTGTTTTCAGTCTTAGATACTGGCAAGAGCTGGGCAGCAGGCTTCGTGCTCAATGTTTCTTCCAAAATACAATTTGCTTGTTCTTGAGATAAACGCAGCAGAAAAACTAATCCAAAAGAGAGAATGTAACACAAGAAATGTGAGATGAGTACTTGTTGGAGAAATAAGGCTGGTTGTTAATTGTGTATGGAGAGACTGCAGTTGTTGAATTgaacgaaaaaagaaaaggtctgTTTGCTCGTGAAATGAAGcaatttattttacatggtCTTAGatgatcttttttattatcttaaaacAATAATTCCGCATTGAGTGACTTCTCCAATAAAATCATTTCAGTTAACCAAGGTGGTTATGGGTCTGACAAACCCAATAAGTCCCCCATAGCATCCAGCTAAACTTGCCAGTTGTGGGGGATATTACAGCCTAGTCCTTGAACTTTAGGTCTGATCATGTTAGTCCTTCATCTTTCAGTGCAGGTGATATTGTCAATTTTGGTTCCTCAACTTCAGTTTATAGCCATTTTTGTCCATAACCTTTTGAAGCAGATAATGGGGGGTGAGTTTCCACATGACAGTTTGGAGCAAAAACTAGCCTAAAGCCTCTTCTTGAATGCTATTCAGACTTGCATGGGGTGCCAAGGTTTGACTTCCACCGGTCAAACCAGTTCTTACTTCAGTATAGccctatatgattttttttgtaatcattTTGAATGTGTTTTGAAATGGTATTTTATGCCGTGCGCTCAGAGAGTCCTTATTTGTTCTTCAGTTTCTTTACCACTTAAGATGATGCAATCAATGCATGTAGATCAGTGTTTGTATTCCAGATGTTCCTTTATAATTTAGGATGCATGCAATGCATATAGCGGTCTTGGTTTGGCTGTTTGCAAAGTGGGAAAGGTGACAATTGTCACTGAAACTTGTTTGATGTGCATGATGCAGgagaaaatacaattaaaaaaattatttgctgCCTTGCAAAGAGAGAAATTGAGGTCGGGCATGCTCAGAAGTTTGATTTGCAAGAAAATGTGCAAAAATGGATATGAGAAACTAGGCACTCATGGCTGCCAAACCAGCCTTTAATTTCTGCATTTGTATCCAAGGAGAAAAGGGAAGATTACAAGTTTACTGTAAGCTAGAAACCTTAGTATTTGTCTACTTAGTTCCTAAATCAAACCCTGAATGTAGCTAGTAGATAGATGAGGTTAATTAAAAGATTACTGGCTGCCTTGTAAGGAAATAAATTGTTATTTGGAAATCCAGAATTTGGATAAGGTGCTCATGGCTGCcaaaacaactttttaaatcTGTTTCTGTATTTGAGGAGAAAACAGAAGATTGCGAACTTACTATTAAGCTGAAAACTTGAGTAATTATCCACTTAATTCTTAAATTGAACTCTTTGAGTTTAACTTGAGTCGAAACATCAAAATTTTCTACATTGATTACAACAGTGTACTGGTGGTAAGTAAACACATGGTTGCTTCATGTATAATTGAACTAAAGATTAAGGGATTGGTGTTCTCATGGTTGTTAAAATGTTCCTTTGTTTTAAAACTTGCAGGACGGATAGCGCATTGAAGTTTAGCTGGTTTTTCGTGTTCTACCTGGTTAGTTTCATCTACCAACCATGACTATATAATTCATCATtgtaattattgtatttttttaaaccaactgATTTATGAATTTGGTGCCCAGATTCATATTGGTTTCTGTATATTTGCTGCTATTGCTCCTCCAATTGTCTTCCATGGGAAGTCTTTGACGTAAGTTCTTGTAGTTCTCAAATTTGATTTCATGCCATGCTATCACAAATAGTTTAgagtataaaatttaaattgacgAGCTTTcttataatattgattttgatatcacaaCTTTTGTTCTGAATGCTAAGCTTTGAACATTGTTATCAATTGCAGGGGCATCCTTCCAGCAGTTGATGTCTTCTCTGACCATGTGTTGGTTGGGGTAAGTTCAATAGTCTTGGCATctcacatttattttatttgtcttaCAAACAACTCAGTATGAACATTTCAGAGTATTGGGAGGCACTTTGTCTTCTGGGATGTCAAATTTTGCTCTTACATAATCTCTTTAGTCCACAACACGAAAATGTGTGATAGAATTTCTCTTACCACTATTATGATTCCTGACCCTCAAAATATTTATGAcacttttaatttatcatttcagTAAATTTACCATCCTTCTCCATATACTTGACAGAGTGTTGTGTTTGTGTCTTGAAGCTAAAGCATCTTAATAGAATTTTTTGTCTAATTTTAACAAGAATGCCAATTAGGTGTTGAAGAAGGGATGCTAATGGTTAAAAATTGCCCTTTTGTGCACCAAGTCCCTTGGGGCCTCCTTATGGATTGGAGAAATTGCAAAATGGCTTAGGTCTCTTATTTCACCATCCTTGGTTGTCAgtttgtattataatttttacttgaGAGCTAGCTGATCTGGTTCAACTTCTCTCATGGGTAATTTCCTAGAAGTTCTAGGCCCTTTTGCTTTTTTCCTATTAACCTTAAATGACTTAAGTAATAgagatggatggatggatgatGCATTTATACTCCCCCTCAAGTATGTGATGTTAAATGGGCATATATCTATGGTAAAATGAATTATGAGAGAAGTAATTGAAGGTGTTTTCCTTCCTAAAGTGCCAAAGAACTAAGGATGTGTTACTGCGCAGTGATAAATGCTTAAAAGCATCAACTCTTGTGTGGAAGTAATTCCAGGAAGCAGTGTAAAAAGTTATGATCTTGTATTGATGTAATCAATTACCAATGGTATAGGTATTGGAGCCAAATGATGGATTATACCTAATTAACtgttgtgtttttcttcttcttaatatattttgcaTCCTATGATCTTTCCTTCAAGATCATCAAGACATGATATGCATGGAGATGATCCAGTCATGGtgtatgatatattttgtttctgataTGATATCAGATTGTTTTCATTCTTCCATTCACAAGTGTCAAAACACTGTCTTGAAATAATGCTCTTCTGTGCAGATTTTCTACTTAGTAGGGTTTGGCTTGTTTTGCTTAGAGTCACTTCTCAGCTTGTGGGTCCTTCAGGTAAGATTCTTCATCTTTACTAAAGTCAGCATTTGTTTACTGTTATCCCCCCAGCCCCAGTTGAGTATTTGTCCCGCATGTGTTGAGAGTTGGATTTAAAGCAACCATACCCCTTTTCTATAtcgtattctttttttttgtgaccTTGGATTCATGCTCTCCTTTTCTCCCTCTGCAGAAAATCTATATGTACTTCAGGGGGAACAAGTGAGAGATAATGTAGGGTTGGAACTCGGATACAGTTTTTCAAGTGTTGCTGCTTCTCACTTCTCTGGGTGGTTTGGTAGATTCCTCtttctattattatatatatgttgatttcttcttcttttttttttctttttttttttttatgtgagtaACATATTCCAAACCCAGGGAGCATTATATTCCAAAAATTACTGATATATTGTGTTCAGCATCTATATGGAAAGAAGAAATGTCTcttgttttgataaataagCCAATAGCACTAGTGAAATTACAGGGCGTGTGCCTCCTGAATGAGTTGAAACAGGGTTCCATTTTAGTTGGTTGTTTTGATAATGGCATGCTAGCCGCGGGAAGGCTGGATTGCCGGAATGGCAAAGTGGGAATAGCAGCCCATGGTGTTGTGAGTTGCGTTGAAGCCCAGCGAGCAAGTTGTCAGAAGAGACGCGGATGTTGCCCGTGCGTTCCTGCTGGGGATGGTTTGGCAAATCAGCAGTTAAAATAATCCATCCAATGGGCTTAGCACACGCCTGCAGGGTGATTGTagacatttatttttgttgggtCTTTGTCCTGAACCAGCCTCCAACAAAAGTATTAATTGTCGCAATACGGATCTGCCGACTGGGATGAGAACTTCGTTTTTGCTTCTGATTGATTGGGATCGTTAATTGTTTATGAAAAAGTCCGTTGcgttgtgttttaaaataatgttttttatttttcaagatttgtaaaaaaaattaacataaaatacgAGGAAGCAGCCGCTCCAAGGCTGTTCAAGAATCTACATGTGATTCCAGTTTCTCATGGAAGAAGCAACACGGTAATAGTCAACTACAAAAGCATTTACACAGTAATCTCTCATGAATTAATTCAGAAAAATAATCTCTGAAGCTTTAGAAGTACAATCGGGACTGCTAAAGTTCCTATTTTCCTCGGGGGCTCAAAGAAATTTGTTCGAAATAGTGAACTCGAGACTGTTAAGGTTTCAAGTTTCTCCTTACTTTCTTGTCGTCTTTTCTCAAGTGAGTGTTTAGAAGAATGTGGTTCGGTTTTGAAATCCTGGCTTGGCGGGTTAATCCGGAATTTGGCCGATTTGGAATTGAAATCGAGtcgggttaaagaaaaaataaaagaaaggaaaaatctgGTGTGATCAGTTGATCTAGCAGAATTCTGGTTACAGAtccgttgatttttattttttttactaaaataatgttattttaactttttataaaaataaaaatatttaatcccGTCGACCTGATGATCTAGTTAAGACTCAATAACCCagtcaaaatttaaaactgaaGCTATAGACCGGGCTGGTCACCGGATTATATCTTAAAACCATGTTCCGAAGCATTGCTAGCAATAACAATAGAGCTATATTTCGTCTTTTATCGTTATTTCCCTCGGCCTCCTGCAGGCATAAAAGTACATTCCGAGACTAAATTCGGTGCTATGTAGTGGCTCCATATCTCCTCCAGTCCACACCCCAAAACCTCATCTTCAACCATCCACCACCGTGATGCCACGTGGCATGGCAGATATCCAAACTGCAAGAGATGGCCACCAAGCTTCACCATGCCTTTGTTTATCGCAAATGCCATCACCTCATCAACATGCTCAATAGACTACAAACAATTCCAAATGACAATCTTAGTCACGGACATTAAATTATTCCCGTCCATGTCCCCCCTCTAGTCCTGCCTTAGTGTTACCTCCAGCTTTGTCAAAAACAAGGGGTAGTCacagaaaaacataaacaagacaCGTCAGCATCCCATCACCAGCCAAAACAGTTTTTCTCTCCTATACAAACTGctatctgtttttcttttcttcaacctTTTCCTCCACTCATTCGTTTTCCAAACTTTTCCTTTGATATAATCAAAGGAAAAGCGTCCACAAATCCATTACATGCCACCCTTACAAAACTAGCTGAGAAAATCACAATTGCCAGAACTCAGTTCACCACCATCTCTTCCGCTCTCAAGCTACGGAAATGGCAGTTTGCACAGTATACACCACTCAGTCCCTCAATTCAACTTGCTCAATCTCCACCCCAACAAAAACCCACTTGGGGTTTAACCAAAAACATGTAGTGTTCTATAGCACTAACAGGAAAACAACCAAGAGGGCTAGCAGTGCTGTGATAACCTGCTCAGCTGACACACAAACCGTTGTGATTGGCCTAGCAGCAGACTCTGGGTGTGGTAAGAGTACCTTCATGAGGAGGTTAACAAGTGTTTTTGGAGGTGCAGCAGAGCCACCAAGAGGTGGCAATCCTGACTCGAACACGCTCATAAGCGACACTACAACTGTAATATGTTTAGACGATTATCACTCACTTGACAGGACTGGAAGGAAAGAGAAGGGTGTCACTGCACTTGATCCAAGAGCCAACAACTTTGATCTCATGTACGAGCAAGTAAAGGCCATCAAAGATGGGACTGCTGTTGAGAAACCAATTTACAATCATGTTACAGGTCTCTTGGATCCTCCTGAGCTTATTAAGCCTCCTAAGATTCTTGTCATTGAAGGTTTGCATCCAATGTAAGTAAGACTACAGCTTCGAATTTCCTTTctttacttgtattttttatgataatgcaTATGTCTTTCTTTTGTCTGCCTGTCTGTctctgtctttctttctttcctcacTCCCTCTTTACCACACACGTGTTGGTGAAATCTCGGAATCATCTTTCACTTTTCCCACCCAGTTTTTAATGAAGCCGAGGATTCCATCAactgaatttgttattttctgcatctgtaattaattaatcattttttttccagaaaactTAATGTATCGTATAATATTTATACATGAAGGCATAAAGACACAATGTATCACATGTTAAATACGGATCaatttttcaagcaaaaaagcGTACCTGGAGAAAATAAGAATACCACATGTTTTgaggatatttttgttttttcaacaaaGTGATCTGAGGATAAATGGATCGTTGATCCTGAGATAGTATATGTTttatcatttatgtttcttcatTTCGATATAGTATATGTTAAGTGTTCCTCTATCTTAATTACAACGCTGAGGAATTGGAACTCTATACTGCCCAAGCTAGCAGGGGCCTGCACCCTAGCCCCACTCCTTGTTTGCAGACTAAGACTAATTAATCCCCAGGGACCATTTCTAGATTTGTTATTGTAGAGTGATTGAATTCAAGGGGAGAAtggtgaaataaatttttagatgaaTGAATCAAGTTGTACGTGAATGACTTGCGTAAGATTCAATTGAAGAAGGATTTAATCTTATgaaaaatgatccaaaagataCCTAAccttaaagaaaacaaatactaTTAACCTCTCTGTCTTTTGTCGATGAAGGGCTCATCCGTCCAAAACAATATAGGGCTATTATACTAGACAAAACCAGAATGTGCACGGGAAAGAGTGATGCAATATATTACAATCTATTGAGTAAGATCTGTTTGCAAGAGCTTGGACTGATTGTCACCATCTATACAAACATGCAGGTATGACCAACGTGTGAGGGACCTCTTAGACTTCAGTATCTACTTGGACATTAGCAACGAGGTTAAATTTGCATGGAAAATTCAGGTAACTACCTCTATAAATCCATCTTTCCAACTTCTTTATATCAGTGGCCACCATTTATCCATTTCTTGTGAGCTAAAGCTGTCCTACTGATTGTAGAGGGATATGGCTGAGCGAGGACACAGTCTTGAAAGCATTAAAGCTAGTATTGAAGCACGCAAGCCAGATTTTGATGCTTATATTGGTAGTTCCTTCAAACTCATAAAAGACTATATTACCAATTGTTAATATACATCTACTTGTTTATCAGCCTGAAATGTCTATCCGAATGCAtgattatttcttctttttttgttttctcactTTGCAGATCCACAAAAGCAATATGCTGATGCTGTCATTGAAGTGCTGCCAACCCAACTCATTCCGGATGACAACGAGGGGAAGGTTTTAAGAGTTAAGTTGATCATGAAAGAAGGGGTGGAATTTTTCAGCCCCGTCTACTTGTTTGATGAAGGCTCTTCTATTTCTTGGATCCCGTGCGGTAGGAAGCTCACCTGCTCTTACCCCGGCATAAAATTCTCCTATGGACCTGATGCTTACTACGGCCACGAGGTATCTGGTCTAAAATTCTAAATATGCTTAGATTTGACCTGTTTAAGAATATGCTGGAGAAGTAAGAATCTTTCGGgattgattttttagttataatgaTGCAGGAAAGGATGCATAGATTCTTTCTTTGGTCTGAGAAAACAATGAGCTCAGTTTCTACAGTTTAAGATTTTTGTTACTTatactctgttttgttttgttcgTTCTCAGGTGTCCGTACTGGAAATGGATGGGCAATTTGACAGATTAGATGAGCTCATCTATGTCGAAAGCCATCTAAGTAACATCTCTACCAAGTTCTATGGAGAAGTCACCCAGCAGATGTTGAAGCATGCTGATTTCCCCGGCAGCAACAACGGAACAGGTCTCTTCCAGACAATCGTCGGATTGAAAATAAGAGACCTCTTCGAGCAAATTGTTGCCAGCAGGGCCAAAACCCCAGTTGAAGCCACAAAAGCCTAATTTAGATATTGAACAAGGCACTCATTCTCAAAAGTTACCCTCTTTGAGTTTCTCTTTTTCAACGTCCTCTTGTGCTTCCGTTCAGTGGTAGGTCGGTCCTCATAAGAATGAGATGTTGAGAACACTCTGTATCTATTTGGTGTTATATTTCTATGGAGATCTGTATAATATAGAGAATCAAAAACAGATGAAATTCATTTCAGAAACTTCATAGAAGATCAGAACCTTTTGGCATTCTTCTCTCTCAAGTCCTGCACTGCTTTTTCCTTCTTGCATCACCTATTTAGCCACTAATATTGGTGATTTGCTTGTGCTCTGTTTTCTTCTTGGAACATGAATGGCCCTTCAATGTGCAAAGGAAACGTAAGAGAACAGGAAGTCAAGTGACATTACGTAAAGTTTGCAAGTATCATTGGCCTTCTCTTTTTGAGTGTGTATACTGATATAGTTTGATTTCCCAAgacagtaaaaaaaagtcgTCTTGGTTGAGATTCCACAATCGAATCTCTGTAGGGCATGATTGCCTCTTCAGAGACAACATTTATACATTGTTGTTGCGTTTCTGTAGGAAGCAATCGAATGCAGAGCCATCTTCAACATGATTGCCTTTTCAGTGAGATTAAGTGAAAGAGCAAATCATCAAATCCTTTCCTGTAACTAAGAAGCATTTTAAGCTGGAAAGAAAGCTTAATGAAATAAGTTATGGCGAGAAGCATATTCTACTCTGAAGCTCTGAAAGGACAGCATTAATGTTCCTATGTAAGGGTTgcaaaagagaaacaaacaaattcGATCCCACAAGCAAGGAGAAGCAAGAGGCCTTATCCAAACCGGTTTTCCCTTGTGTCAGATTCAATTTAGCAGATTTTGAAGGGAGTTAAAGACACAGCCAAAATCTTTTTGGGAAACCGAGGGTGTAGGATGGGCTTCAATTATGATGTGAAGTTGCGAGTTGTtggaaataaaacgaaaatgacATCATTAGGCAGAGAAATGACATTCACTTCCATCGCCATCTTGCGTTTAGCTTATTATAACAGATCAAAAGGAAAAGGTCGAGGAAATCAAgatctcttttttatataacaacACTCTACAACTTACCCGTGGAAGGTTGGGAATTAGGTATGCAGGCAATTTAGCTTCCACCATTCCAGATCTCTTTTTGATTGGAACAAACTTGTTAGTGCCATGTCTAGCCCAGTGTCCTTCAAGTCAAGATGATGAGGAAGATCGTAACCTGCGGCTGACAGTTTCAGAATACGTTTCACATATGCTCCATTGCTCATTTTCCTCTTAGCCATGCGAACACCAGGCCTAATGAACTCATGGGAAGAGGGTGCTCAGATATGCTATTCGTGCAACACAAGGATATATTGCCATCCACCAGCATCCCATTTGTGACAAACTCTTGGCATACCTGTACAAGACCAAAATGGAGATTCTTTTTCTCACGTTTCGATTCAGGTCTGATTTGTCCATTCGTCTTCTTGGAAGATTTCTTCTCGGGTTGCTTTGGCCCCAAGACCTGGGGTGgaatttgattatatttgtgaaatatttgatttgtccATTCGTCTCGTTATTTTTTGGCGCGCGGTTCTCATGAAAaataatccaattttattatctaaaaagGGTTAAAAATGAGAGGACTAA
This region of Populus alba chromosome 3, ASM523922v2, whole genome shotgun sequence genomic DNA includes:
- the LOC118028672 gene encoding phosphoribulokinase, chloroplastic, which produces MAVCTVYTTQSLNSTCSISTPTKTHLGFNQKHVVFYSTNRKTTKRASSAVITCSADTQTVVIGLAADSGCGKSTFMRRLTSVFGGAAEPPRGGNPDSNTLISDTTTVICLDDYHSLDRTGRKEKGVTALDPRANNFDLMYEQVKAIKDGTAVEKPIYNHVTGLLDPPELIKPPKILVIEGLHPMYDQRVRDLLDFSIYLDISNEVKFAWKIQRDMAERGHSLESIKASIEARKPDFDAYIDPQKQYADAVIEVLPTQLIPDDNEGKVLRVKLIMKEGVEFFSPVYLFDEGSSISWIPCGRKLTCSYPGIKFSYGPDAYYGHEVSVLEMDGQFDRLDELIYVESHLSNISTKFYGEVTQQMLKHADFPGSNNGTGLFQTIVGLKIRDLFEQIVASRAKTPVEATKA